In the genome of Cryptomeria japonica chromosome 8, Sugi_1.0, whole genome shotgun sequence, one region contains:
- the LOC131052290 gene encoding mannan endo-1,4-beta-mannosidase 6 has protein sequence MTVSTTQIRKKLRTHNMKFIQGLLIVLVILKWCRALEVEKEEEKWSMVKTKGTQFVLNGSPFYVNGFNTYWLMVLAVDPSTKPKVSTLMKEAASAGLTVGRTWAFNDGGWRALQKSPGVYDEDVFKGLDFVVSEAKKNKIRLILSLVNNWDAYGGKAQYVKWGKDAGLTLKSNDEFFSNPTLKGYFKAHIKAVLNRVNTLTKVTYKDDPTIFAWELMNEPRCQSDPSGNTLQEWIQEMASYVKSVDPKHMLEIGMEGFYGLSAPDRLQFNPYSTTQDEGTDFIRNHRALGIDFASVHIYTVGWIDQYIIPKHLPFVKSWIHAHIEDAEKTLNMPVLFAEFGVSERYGGYNISYRDTFMQTVYDGILNSIKSGGAGAGTLLWQLFPEDTEYMNDGFAIVLSKAPSTAKVISLQSKRLATFNSLCNWNCRWGCHTHHQSTSSMCDDEFEQDLSLGEL, from the exons ATGACTGTGTCAACTACACAAATCAGAAAGAAACTACGTACACACAATATGAAGTTTATTCAGGGCCTCCTCATTGTTCTGGTTATATTGAAATGGTGCAGAGCTTTGGAAGtcgaaaaggaggaagaaaagtggAGTATGGTAAAAACAAAAGGCACCCAGTTCGTTCTGAATGGGTCACCATTTTATGTGAATGGATTCAACACATATTGGTTGATGGTGCTTGCAGTGGACCCATCCACTAAGCCTAAGGTCTCAACTCTAATGAAGGAGGCTGCTTCTGCAGGGCTTACAGTGGGACGAACTTGGGCTTTCAATGATGGAGGTTGGAGGGCTCTTCAGAAATCTCCTGGAGTTTATGATGAGGATGTCTTCAAG GGTTTGGACTTTGTTGTAAGTGAAGCCAAGAAGAATAAAATTAGGTTGATTTTGAGCTTGGTGAACAACTGGGATGCTTATGGAGGGAAAGCACAATATGTGAAGTGGGGGAAGGATGCTGGTTTGACTCTCAAATCTAATGATGAATTCTTTTCTAATCCAACGCTCAAGGGCTATTTCAAAGCACATATTAAG GCTGTGTTAAACAGGGTAAATACATTGACAAAGGTGACATACAAGGACGATCCCACCATCTTTGCCTGGGAACTAATGAACGAACCTCGGTGTCAGTCTGACCCATCTGGAAACACGCTGCAG GAATGGATCCAAGAAATGGCTTCATATGTAAAATCAGTGGACCCAAAACATATGCTAGAGATAGGAATGGAAGGGTTTTATGGGCTCTCAGCTCCAGACAGATTACAATTCAACCCATATAGTACTACACAAGATGAGGGTACAGACTTTATCAGAAATCACCGGGCACTTGGCATTGATTTTGCCTCTGTTCATATCTACACAGTGGGCTG GATTGACCAATACATTATTCCAAAACACCTGCCATTTGTGAAGAGCTGGATACATGCTCACATTGAAGATGCAGAAAAGACTCTCAACATGCCTGTACTTTTTGCTGAGTTTGGAGTATCTGAGAGATATGGAGGATACAACATCAGCTACAGAGACACATTTATGCAGACTGTGTATGACGGCATATTAAATTCCATAAAGAGTGGGGGAGCTGGAGCAGGTACATTATTATGGCAGCTGTTTCCTGAAGACACAGAATATATGAATGATGGATTTGCTATTGTGCTTTCAAAAGCTCCTTCCACAGCTAAGGTTATATCTTTGCAGTCAAAGAGATTGGCTACTTTTAACAGCTTGTGCAATTGGAATTGTCGATGGGGATGCCATACTCATCATCAATCTACCTCTTCAATGTGTGATGATGAATTCGAGCAAGATCTCAGCTTAGGGGAGCTTTGA